The genomic segment TAATACTCTCAAGAAGCATATTTCCTTTCTTGCACTTCTTTTGTCGTATCTCAGGAAATGGCTTTGCTCCTACTCCACTTGAAGGTAAATAGAACAACCATTTGAACATATCACTCCTGTTCTCGAAGCTGATCATGTCTTGCTCGTCTGAATCTTGACAAAAAGCCACCCCATCCAGAGAATCATCAGCCTCTAATGCTTTGTCAGTGAGCTTTGGATCCAGAACTGACTGCAGCCGCGGTAAGACTGCCCTCGGATGCTTGCTGCACATGTGTGACAATAGCAAACCAGTGTCCAGAAACTTCTTGCCATGACAAATGGGGCAAACCCAAAACCTCCAAGACTTGTGCTCCTTGACAAAGCTCCGCGCATCGGACATGGTGAACGCATGCGACAAATCGACCTTGCTGTATTCATCCTGCAGCACATCGAACCTGACCCGTAGGAAGCCGTCGCGCTGCCTCTCGCTGCTCATGGAGTCCCAGTAGTCGCTGGCCGCCATCAGgatcttgttgagcagctcaTGAAACTCGCAGGCTAGCGAAATTAACCTTGCGCCGTGGTTCTCCCCGCTGATGGATCCAGGCGGAATGCAGTCGCGTTGAGGGTCATCAGGATCTTTCATGTGAAGCGCCCGGCGGCATTCTCTCTCGGCGGTGTCGTACTCACCCAGGATGAAGAGGAGCCTCGCGTGGAAGGAGGCGATCACGGCCGAGTTGGGGAAGGCTTGCGCGGCGCGCTCCGCGATGACCAGGGTGCGGCGCAGGAACGCCCTCTTGTCGATGGCCGGGTCAAGGCTGCGGACGAACTCCAGGTTCATGTACGCGTGGAGGTACTGCGCGCGCCCCAGTTTGGGGAAGGTCTCGGCGACCCGCTTTGCCTGCCTGcgcgcctccgacgcgccgagGCGCCTCCCGACGTCGAGCACCAGCTCGACGGCGATCGGGAGGAGCTCCTGGACCGTCATTCGGGCGTAGGAGGCGTGGGCCCTCTCCCTGGCCTCCTCCACCCTCTCGCTCGCGAAGGCGGGGTCGCGCTCGTGCTCGTAGCCGTCGTACATGCCGTACGCCGCGTTGTGCTCCGCAGGGTCGACGGGGCGCGGGATGCGCTGCGCGCGGAGGAACTCACTCTCCGCCTCTCCGTACATCTTCGAGGCCGCGAGCGCGTCGCCGAGAGCCGCGGCGATGTCGACGCAGTCGGGGACGAGCCGCCTGGCCGCGGAGAGCGCGTCGCGGGCGACGCGGAGgtgcgccgcggccgcggccttCCTGGCCTCCACGCTCCCCTTCCCGCGGGCCGCACGGATGGCGGCGGCGTATCTCAGTTCGCCCAGGAGGCGGTGCGCGGTCGCCGAGCCCTGGTGCGCGAGCACGAGGTCGCGGGCGCGGGCGAGCGCCGCGTCGGTGTGGCCCTCGTGGTCGAGCAGCAGCGCCTCCCTGGCCGCCGCGCGGACGGCTTCCGCGTCGTCTTCGGCCATCGCTGCGCGAGGCGGACGTGGAGGCGAAGCGGAAGGCGGCGGTGCGCGCGAGGTGTTTGGGGGGAATGCCGCGGCGCTGGAGGGCGGCGGAGTGGGAGAGGGGGGAGGAGGTTGGTTCAGGGAGGCGTGGAGGCGAAGGAAAAAGCAGGGTGGGGTTTTATAGAGAAGGAGGGGGGAGGCTGGTGGGGCCCGTTGGGCGGTGGCCGTCTCGTGCTCGCAAGATTTTGGTGGAGGTCGGCGTTGTGCGATGTAGCAGGGCAGTGGGGTGGGCCCGGCGGGAGGTTTAGTGTGATTCTCCCGGGCCCACTTGCCAGGTAGAGGGCTTACAAAGCTCGGCTCCATGGAAGGACAATCCTCGCTTGCACATACTTGTACAAGATTGATGGGTCGGAGGAGCGATTAGGATTTTTAGTTTGGATGATATTGTGATAAAggttttcaagaaaaaagataCTGTGATTTGAAGATAGTTAATCCTAAATTTTGGAATTAATTCGTGCTGTGAATATGCAACCGTCACCTAGCCTACCAACTATTTTCACTCCCAGAGCTAAGAATAAGTGCGAGCGTTTTGCATAGTCTGTGGTCGTTTTTGCTCACATAGGTTGTATAGTGTGCTCTGATAATACTAAAATTGTGTGGGTATCCTGAAATTTGGTAGGAATCGAAACGGCAACCAAATCTTATGAAACTGCCTATTTTCAATGAACCTTTGTAAGCAACAAACTAAACATGCATTGTCCTCCTGTATCCAGAGGAGAGTGCATGTAAACGAGTTTGCTCGTATTTAGTGACCTTTCATGTGTTTGTTTGCTAAAATATAACTTTTACATTATATGTCAGATATGCATGCAAAGCCACCACACATAAGTCGAGAGCGCTCCATATACATCGCTAGAGTTGAAGAGgctaaagaagaaaagaaaatcattCCTGGCAATAGAGATGGTCGGCAAGAGTGGATCTCGAGTGGATGGAGTTACATTCCCAAGTCCCTACCAAATCAGGATAAACTTGATAAACATGATTTATcatatatacatgataaaatttaaataaatttaaacaaaaatcaaataaaattcaaacaaatacCTTTAAATATGGTCCTTTCCTACCAAGGTCTACATGTAAACCGGATATATTGGATATATCAGGCCGATTTTTTTCTGTACAGGCAAAACATTATTTCTTTTATGCAATAATAACTACCATTTAATCTCTAGCGCTCTACATAACTATGCAATAATAACTATCTTTAGTCCAAAATTAATCTTCTTGTTTAGATTGTTTGTTAGAAACATGGGGATTTATTCGGCGGTGGAAATTGAACTCTTTTTACGGAACTCCTGCATTGGAAAGGGCCTGGAGGAGCTGGGCTTTTCTTAAGAGAGGAGTGCACGCCTCACCGGGAGGTCTTACCAACCAAGCTGAGCTCGGTTCGCAGGCTATAGATTTTGTTGATCAATATTATAGCCTCACCGGGTTGGCTTAGGATTTCAAATTGCTGGCCAAAAAAATGCTTGGGTATTACACTAAAGTAGATCACCAACCAAAAGATGATTATTGCTATAACAACTCTAATAACACATGAACATCCTTGGTCTAAGATGTGCTGATGTATTGTTCAAACTAGAGGCATTAGCGGCCCCTCCCTCCCTTTTTATGTACAGAAGCATTATCTTTTCTCATGTGTTTCcaagggaattcttcaaagtTGCAGTTCGTCACATACCTCGATATCTTAGCATCTCTAAGAGCCAACTTCTTGAGAGATTGAGTTCTAAATCCCAGAGACCCAAGCCGAGCTTTGGCCAACAGATCGAGCCTAAAAATCTAATAGGACTAGACAAAGGATGTATATGTAAGAATATTTTAGAATTATTGAGCTTAAATAccctcttctctccctttgaaACTTCATATATATGTGAATAGAAAGAAAGCCGGTTCATGGGCGTAGCCAAGCTTTAGCTTGATGCAAAGGATCCCTCAGTTCAAGAATGTAAGATGTATTTAGTTTtgaaaatttcatcaaaattaaaCTTTGAtcgttaatttctcttataacaTATTGTCAATTGCTATAATATCAACATCATACTAAAAATACTTTGAAATACAAATGtattaaaacaaattttgtatactaaatatgcatataatttgactaattgtcaATCAAAACTtatgaagtttgactttttttaaaacaaaatatgccTTACATTCTTGAATGAAGGGAGTATATGTTAGCTAGTGCAGTTAGGACTTAATCAAGGATGCGTGATTAGATCACGTAAAGGTGTAGCACGGTGTGCATTTCCTCTCGGTTGGTTTCACTGGGCGTCTATTCATGAACATGTGTGTCTATTCCCTTTTGCCAGAAAAGATGTCCCTCCGTGAGCTATAAAAGGATTTGTCCATCATGTGTTTATGTGCACCGTCATTTGGTAATCCATCGACAAATCAAGGCATCAATGTAGAACGcattgaagcatctaggcctctaatTTTGCGTTtggatgattaatgataaccggATTAAAGGGACTAACATTTGCAATGAGTTTGTAATGAAGGAATAGTCCCGTCAAggtgaaaaaaagaagatattTGATCTACTAGCTTCACCAATTGTCATCAAAATTGCTTAAGGCAAAGGTAAAATGAAGGCTAAAGATCATTTTATAACTTTTACTGGCCTAAGGTGTTTTGTTGGAAGGCCAGATTGCTAGTCGTTGTCTTTATCTTtggtcgtactattaagagggattgATCAGTTAGTAACTTCGATGTGGTTCAAATTGCGAGAGCTCAAATTCTTGCATGTAGACATTTATGAGTAGCTCATATCAATATACATTGTTCATTTGCCAAAGTATAGTGTGTCTATATCTTGTTCATGGCATTTGGAGCCTTGTGAGCGGTTTCTACAGAGGTTCGGACTATTAGTAGACCTTGAGTGGACCATGCAGTTAGCTAGACCTTGAGCGGACCACCAAAGTGTCATAGTACAGAGTTCATCCCAAAATAACAGTCTTCTGTTTGTTACACGAACCACGACTGAATCTTCAACGGACCGTTCGCTTGCATAGTCCAATGGCTATATCAGTTGATTTATTCCAGTAGTCAGTGAACGTTGTGACTAAGCGGACCATGATCGGACCATGACCAGATGGTTCGATCATGTTGATTTTTTAGCAAAACGccccaacggctagtttcttggATTGAGGCTATACAAAATATGTCTTGTCCGACTTGCATGAATACTTGGACCTCCATAGAACACACTTGAACCAGTTCAAGTTTAGATAAACCCTTGTGCATCCATTTCACCATTTGAGGGTTTGTGAGAGCATTCAATAGTGATTTGTGCATCATTTGAGCgtgctatctctctctctctctctctcatggctTGGAGGAGTTAGAATATGTGAGCCCTTTAAGAATATTGTGAAGGAGTCCTGgttgtgattgtgagaggttttaTGCACGTCTCACTGGAGCGGTTCATTAGACTAATCCAGCTCAAAATCAAGTACATCTCTTTGTGAGGATCGGCGACTTGATAGAGGAGTGGTTAGAGGCTTGAACATACCTCAATGTGGATTAAGGGTAGCCGGCAAGTTAttgataccataggataaaattCATTGTCTCTTTGTGTGGTATCTCTTGAGCTCAATTTACATttatgcaatttaccttatgcaATTTACTTTCCTAGAATAtgaattgttgcatgtcaccctaggattgcaaaccttagCATAGTTGTATTCTTATGTAGTTGCAATTTATAATTCTGCAAGTTAGTATTGATTGTTCTTTAGTTAATTTTTGAAGttgactattcacccccttcaatctatatccttgatcctacacgCATGCATGTAGAAGGCTACCATCAAGTGCAATGCACAATTGCTGAGCGTAGTGCAGACCAATAAAAGTGCTCATAGCATGATTAGAGTATATCATAATACTAGTTTGTGTGTGCATACACATACATTTTAGAGTAGTTGTTCTCTTATCATCGAGGGAATACTAAATGATgaaggaagagaaaaagaaaacactcTACAATACATACCCTATAGTCAAGATTTATGTGGATCAAGATATGATCAAGGTATGTATATCAAAGTATTAAAATGTTGAATCAAGTTTGAAATCCTGATTCACCAATATATTTTGCCATTTTAGATATTAGTGCTCGTGCGAGTGAATGTTTGCATCATTATTTATGATTTTAACTATTGCATTATCTTCTTTTTGTTTGTCGAGCCATGTCAAGGGCTAATGACGTGAGCCCAGAATTAAGAAATCATGGACATGAATTGTGCTCAATTTAGTTAAACAAATGAGCATGTGCATGACATATTGGTGTTTGCAACATATTATGAACAAATACATAAGAGAATTCCTACATGCTTAGACAAGCGTGTGCTCATGCACTGCATCACTAGTTCTTGTTCATCAATATTTTCTAGCTGGAAAGCTCATTTGTCTCTCCCAAAAGTCTTGTGAAGTTCAAAGCTTATATATTGATATTAGATTGCAGTAGGGTTGAAATACCCATTAAATATGTATATGCACACATTTGTTTCGATATAGAAGGGTTGTAGCACCCataacatgtatatatgtacatgtctACTCGATGTCAGAAGGGTTGTAGCACCCATTATATGTATATCCATTACTCCATTGACAACAAAATATAGCACTAAACTCCATTGACAACAAAATATAGCACTAGTTCTTTGCAGAGGATCACATGTGTTGGCGAAATGCTAAccaaaagaagtttttttttttttctgtttgtttGAATGTTACTGTCTGAATGATTTTGGACAATGACGTGCACTATATATCTTCCAACCGTTTAATTGATTGAAGTGCAATGGATCACGTTATCAATTATGGAACTTAACTATAATAGATGGCCATGTGCATCGGACGATTTATTCGCGTTCACCATGCTGATTAAATATTTTAGAATAGAAAGCTTGTTAGTCACCAAAGTGATCTAGCTTTGAAAGagtattaaatatttaattatgcaTTATAATTAAAGTGATATTTATAGGGTTTCCTCTTCATTAAAATTCTTCTATCAATGTCTATACTAATAGAAGTATGTTAGTCACCAAAGTGGCTTGACTTGATAAATTTCTTAGACATATAAATGTATTTTTGTTCAATTATTCACGTATATGTGATGCTACTAAAGGGAATGACACACTGAATAGTTGAAATAATTAGTTATGATGCTATAAGGTCACCCAAAGGTGAACCATTTTGCATGTAACTCGTGACAGTAAAGTGACTAGTTGGCATAATTGGTGATTGTGCATGTATATTGAAAGATATATAGTATGCATATTTATTTGAGCATGACCGATTTTTCTATTAAAGCATATTTATTAGTATCAATTTTGTTTGTTAAAGCTATATGTATTTTGTGCCATGCAGATATGACCTTAAATACATGTCAATgtttcttatttattttaaacAATATTATTGATTACTTAAAACATTAAAGGATGAGCATAGATAAATGAAATTCCTCCAAAATTAAGAATATGTGGATTCAGTTTCATATATGCTTTGATACTGGGAGCTTAAGATATGCACACATTTGGCTATTGGAATATTAAGATAATTCTGATGGACATAACTGAAAGAAATCTTTGGTACTGACAAGGCGCCAAAGACCTATGCTCATTTACCGAAGATGAAATTACCTTAGATTAAAGAAATTCATAAAAGAGTGGGTGCAGTGATATGTGGCATGTTTTGATACTACTATATTGATTGTTTTTCCATAAGAGTGACAAGTTTTAAACATACAAATTTATAGATTTGATGTACTTGTCTATGAAGTGGGCAAAAATAAAGAGTGTCAAATGAACACATCGAAATGATATAGTGGACCGCTAATGAAGAAAGCTCACAACATGTATTGTCTTGTTGAATGGACGGGTCTTATAGTCAGGTCCTTTTTATTAGCATAGTTTGTAGACGTGTATATAGACACATAAGGAGTGTTGCTCAAACTGGTATGACACGGATGAATTCATGAAGTTATTTTTTTGCCTAATATTGTTATTCGCATTATAAGGTATACATTATGGTTTGGTGGCATAACAAATAAAAGTTAATGATTGTTTTTCTCCTCGTAATTGTTTTGAATTGGACTGTCAGTGATACATGGAAGGAACCTTGTTGATAAAATAACTTGAGAAGTTTCAATTCAATTGAGAGAGGCTTGACTGATTTCAGTATATTGTGAGCTCTTAAAGTATATTATTGGATCTTAAGTCATTACACGGGCCAAGTGGGAGAATACAagaatattttatatatttaatatGGCCCATGTAATTTATcatataattataataattgACGTTCTAGTGTGATAGTTGCTACAATAAAAGATTTAGAATTATTGGGTTTAAATACCCTATTCTCTCCCTTTGAAACTTCATATATGAAGGCAATATGTTTGTATGTGTAAAGAAAGAATGCCGGTTCATGTGTATAGCCAAGCTTTTGCTTGATGCAAAGGACATGGCTAATATATGTGAGCTAGTGCAGTTAGGACTTAATCAAGGATGTGTGATTAGATCACGTAAAGGAGTAGCACTGCTATGCAGTTGCTCTCGGTTTGTTTCACTGGGCGTCTATTCACTGAACTATTGTCCCATTGGTCAGAAAATATGTCCCTCCGTGAGCTATATCATGTGTTTATGTGCACGGTCATTAGGCAAACCATCGACAAATCAAGGGCATCAGTGCAGAACGCATGCATGCAAAAGGCTACCGTCAAGTGCAATGCACAATTGCTACTGGTGCAGACCAATGAAAGTGCTCATAGCATATCACAAGACTAGTTTGTGTGTGCATACACATACATTTTAGAATACTTGTTATCATCGAGGGAACACTAAACGATGAAAGAAGAGGAGAGAAAACACTCTACAATAGGTGCCCTACAACAAAGTTTTATGTGGATCAAAATATGATCAAGATATGTATATCAAAGTAATAAAAGGTTGAATCAAGTTTGTGCTTAAAATATCCTGTCTAAAAGTTTCCACATAAAGATTTTTCTTACAGTACAAACCACATGACAGCAAATCAGTTTTGTTTTATACATGTGAATACTACCACAATCAAATGAGACCCTAACTTCCAGCAGCAGCGATGGGTAACGCTATCTGACACGGTCGAAGAAAAGGATTTGGGGTCGGAGAATCCTGTTGCGATACCGATGGAGTAAACTCTCCCAGGAATCTGCAAACTGCATGTACAACCAAAGATCATAAGGAACAATCTGGAAACGAAGAACAAAAAGGTGAAAAAATTAATCAAGAATTCATGCCTCAACGGTCTTGCCGAGCAAAGCAGAGATGTTCCTCCTCAACACAGCATATCTGATGACAAAGTAAGATTGTGAGTCAATCATGAACTGGTCTTATATAATACAAGTGTACAACTCCATGCATACGAACTGGTCTTATATAATACAAGTGTACAACTCCATGCATATAGCGTATGTAAAGCACATAGACAACAAAATGTGAAAGGAACAAACCTTCAAACAAAAATTCCGTTCATTTAAAATATCACTGAAAGCAGTTCCCACGTCACTTGGAAAAGTAGCGACTCCATGGTCTTTCTCATTGTCCCAAGCATTAAATATTTTGCGCAAAAGACAGATAATACAGTGGACTTCAACTGTAAGATGAGGAAGTACAAGTGGCATATCCAGGAACCTATCGTGGAATTGCTTCAAATGCCACAATGTCTGCAAAAATATTAGGAAACAAAGTGAATAAAAATCTATATATGGAAACTTTTAAAAGCAGAACAAAAAGATTTGGTTACCCAGAGAATCACATTCAAAAAGTGCAGTTCCTCTGCAGCAATGTGAGGTATAGAGCCCACTCCACTGTCTATGGAAGCACTTTCAGTTTCCAAGGTAGAAAAGTTTGAGCTGTCTGTTTACAATGTTCTTGGTCAGGATAAATGCAATAAGTTTGTAATGACTAAAAGAATTGAATCATAAATCATGAAAGATGTCATTTAGACTAGACAAGGTTAAGATTTCTTTACATCCATCACATGTCTGacgaaatatttatataatttgcTCGTATCGTCTTGCACAATTAATGCAATTCTAGTCAGAAGCTTGGTTCTAGGGGTGAACATGATGGTCTAGCACAAACCGCTCATTagtgatgacgatgatgattcCTGTTAGCTAGCTGAGCGGCCAGAGACTAAGACATAGGCTTTGAACGGTTTTGGAAAAAACCCGTTGAAACCGTGGTTGAACACCCCTACCTTGTTCTGCTGGATTTTTGGATCTCATAGACATAAGTTGATCAGAAataattaaaaacaaattaAGAGAGATGTTTACCTGATAGCGAGAGTGAGGAGTTTTCACATTCCTCTGCCCTGCTGATCTCATAATGCAAATATGAATCAGTGTCTGGAATTTTATCATCCAAGAAAGATTCGTCACGCAGGGCATCTGAACCATCTCCTCTGTTGGCAGCATCTTTATCATCCCCATCATGCAAGTCTTCTCCAGGAGAATTATTATTCAACTTAGCTTGTGGAGAATGAATACAAGCATTCAAGCAATTAATATGGTAAAAGAGAGTCAAAATAAGTGACATAAGCACTACACTAATCCATATATAGGCCCTAATAAGAGGCAAAATGGCAGCACTGTAATCAAACGTGCAAACTTGCAGAAGCGTTTTCTTTAAATGGTCCACTTCATTATCCAATAGCAACATCTCAACATCTATAGAATCTGCCTGCAGATTTGACAGAAAAAATCTGAACATTAATCGACAATCATCGAGGAAAGACAAATGCACTCCCCCTATTTACTAATGTAACAAACTTCCGTTTACTTTCCACCGTGTACAAGACATGACTTTTGCCAGTGATTTTTAATAGAATATGTTTGATTCCACACAAACCACAGGGAGTTATAAAGCGAAACAAAAGTAGCACTAAAATGCAAAGTAAGGACCTCCGTAAGGAAATAACCCCTATGATTTCTCTCCTTTGAAGCACACTTCATATTGAATTGTCTCAGCAATAAATCTGATATTTCATATATCCTTTTCAGGACTTCGTTTCCATGATGAACGCACTTCTGCCTTAAGCTGGCCCATGACGCCACTGACTCTTCCTGCGAATTTATACCAAGCAGGCATCTAAACAGCACATCCACCTCACAAG from the Phragmites australis chromosome 19, lpPhrAust1.1, whole genome shotgun sequence genome contains:
- the LOC133901029 gene encoding uncharacterized protein LOC133901029 encodes the protein MAEDDAEAVRAAAREALLLDHEGHTDAALARARDLVLAHQGSATAHRLLGELRYAAAIRAARGKGSVEARKAAAAAHLRVARDALSAARRLVPDCVDIAAALGDALAASKMYGEAESEFLRAQRIPRPVDPAEHNAAYGMYDGYEHERDPAFASERVEEARERAHASYARMTVQELLPIAVELVLDVGRRLGASEARRQAKRVAETFPKLGRAQYLHAYMNLEFVRSLDPAIDKRAFLRRTLVIAERAAQAFPNSAVIASFHARLLFILGEYDTAERECRRALHMKDPDDPQRDCIPPGSISGENHGARLISLACEFHELLNKILMAASDYWDSMSSERQRDGFLRVRFDVLQDEYSKVDLSHAFTMSDARSFVKEHKSWRFWVCPICHGKKFLDTGLLLSHMCSKHPRAVLPRLQSVLDPKLTDKALEADDSLDGVAFCQDSDEQDMISFENRSDMFKWLFYLPSSGVGAKPFPEIRQKKCKKGNMLLESIKQKMKTLPTDKSSGEFAEALPEIQELWHNFLKASALDYREIILALARSFLWRELKKCMTEDPEVAAKWISAADIDAIFANEADGSETSHANEGGRETGDDKQMGL